A genomic stretch from Flavobacterium nitratireducens includes:
- a CDS encoding sensor histidine kinase — translation MEKNKELEQFAYISSHDLQEPLNTIISFSQLLKEENLSDIGQKSIEAIESSSRRMKEFIKSLLEYSKVGTHSKKTNIDIESLIENLKTDLTDLIQKKEATIQYIGQPIHINAYEQEIIKLFQNLIVNGIKYTSDETKPLIIIDSIEHKKNYQFSIKDNGIGIDSKQFDKIFEVFQRLHRRDQYEGTGIGLSYCKKVVNLHDGKIWLESEIGKGSTFYFTIAK, via the coding sequence ATTGAAAAAAATAAAGAACTAGAGCAATTTGCCTACATCAGCTCACATGATTTACAGGAACCACTAAATACAATAATTTCTTTTTCTCAATTATTAAAAGAAGAAAACCTAAGTGATATTGGTCAAAAAAGCATCGAAGCTATTGAAAGTTCTTCTCGAAGAATGAAAGAATTTATCAAATCATTATTAGAGTATTCTAAAGTGGGAACTCACAGTAAAAAAACAAACATTGATATTGAAAGTCTCATTGAAAACCTTAAAACAGACCTAACTGATTTGATTCAAAAAAAAGAGGCAACTATCCAATATATTGGACAACCAATACATATAAATGCTTATGAACAGGAAATAATAAAATTATTTCAAAACTTAATCGTGAATGGTATTAAATACACAAGCGATGAAACCAAACCGCTTATTATCATTGACTCGATTGAGCATAAAAAAAACTACCAATTTAGCATCAAGGATAATGGAATTGGAATTGATTCGAAACAGTTTGACAAAATATTCGAAGTCTTTCAAAGACTACACCGTAGAGATCAATATGAAGGAACTGGAATAGGTCTCTCCTACTGTAAAAAAGTAGTGAATTTACATGATGGAAAAATATGGCTTGAATCCGAAATAGGAAAAGGAAGTACCTTTTATTTTACTATTGCAAAATAA
- a CDS encoding response regulator: MKTLERLLLVDDDAFTNLFNKIVLEKAKIANDIKVFQDAREALKYLERGTENVDLILLDINMPLMNGWQFLEEHEKLEENKKVHIIMMLSSSISNEDIKRAKDIPAIKKFIRKPLSSETIKEILEIC, from the coding sequence ATGAAAACACTTGAAAGATTACTACTTGTCGATGATGATGCTTTTACAAACTTATTTAACAAGATTGTATTAGAAAAAGCTAAGATTGCTAATGATATAAAAGTTTTTCAAGACGCAAGAGAAGCATTGAAATACCTTGAGCGAGGAACAGAAAATGTAGATTTGATTTTATTAGACATCAATATGCCTCTAATGAATGGATGGCAGTTTCTGGAAGAGCATGAAAAACTAGAAGAAAACAAAAAAGTTCATATCATTATGATGCTTTCCTCCTCTATTTCCAATGAAGATATAAAAAGAGCTAAAGACATTCCTGCTATAAAAAAATTCATACGTAAACCTCTTTCGTCCGAAACCATAAAAGAAATTTTAGAAATATGTTAA